One window of the Thermoanaerobaculia bacterium genome contains the following:
- a CDS encoding DinB family protein, producing MTTSFATGEPYSGAEIAAEMTRLHAESERYLLGVPAVEFAALQGEKWSPADHVRHLAKSTFPLVPALGLPKFLLGLRFGRAAAESRGFAALRDDYRARLRETGATAGRFAPSPRPLPDDLEAWQREVLGSWREAVSGLAAKIPAWSERALDLYRLPHPLLGKLTVREMLLFTVYHNAHHLEQVAGRR from the coding sequence ATGACGACCTCGTTCGCGACCGGCGAGCCGTACTCCGGGGCGGAGATAGCGGCAGAGATGACGCGCTTGCATGCGGAGTCCGAGCGCTACCTCCTGGGCGTTCCGGCGGTCGAGTTCGCCGCGCTGCAGGGCGAGAAGTGGTCGCCCGCCGACCATGTGCGGCATCTCGCGAAATCGACCTTCCCGCTCGTTCCGGCGCTCGGCCTGCCGAAGTTCCTGCTCGGTCTGCGCTTCGGGCGCGCGGCTGCGGAGTCGCGCGGCTTCGCCGCGCTGCGCGACGACTATCGCGCACGCCTGCGGGAGACCGGCGCCACCGCCGGGCGGTTCGCGCCGTCGCCTCGTCCGCTGCCGGACGATCTCGAGGCCTGGCAGCGCGAGGTCCTCGGCTCGTGGCGCGAAGCCGTCTCGGGGCTCGCCGCGAAGATCCCGGCCTGGAGCGAGCGCGCTCTCGATCTCTACCGCCTGCCGCATCCGCTGCTCGGCAAGCTCACGGTGCGCGAGATGCTCCTCTTCACCGTCTACCACAACGCCCATCACCTCGAGCAGGTCGCCGGCCGGCGCTGA
- a CDS encoding nuclear transport factor 2 family protein, producing MSRRLLGSGILILGLACAGELGAATAKVAPAPDAERTRAEITALLESFLSPGQNPTRAAHERFWADDLVYTSSTGKVTNKAQILKSFDEPQNAEEGKTLEPEPVYSAEDVLVRSYGEVGEMAALTFRLVARAADGTTQYYRNSGTFLLREGKWQAITWQATRVPDPSIAEAK from the coding sequence ATGTCGCGACGCCTACTCGGTTCCGGAATCTTGATACTCGGTCTCGCCTGCGCCGGAGAGCTTGGGGCCGCAACGGCGAAAGTGGCGCCGGCCCCCGATGCCGAGCGCACCCGTGCCGAGATCACCGCGCTCCTCGAGAGCTTTCTCTCGCCCGGGCAGAACCCGACGCGCGCCGCGCACGAGCGCTTCTGGGCGGACGATCTCGTCTACACGAGCTCGACGGGGAAGGTCACGAACAAGGCGCAGATCCTGAAGTCGTTCGACGAACCGCAGAACGCGGAAGAGGGCAAGACGCTGGAACCGGAGCCGGTCTACTCCGCCGAGGATGTCCTCGTGCGCAGTTACGGAGAAGTCGGCGAGATGGCGGCGCTCACGTTCAGGCTTGTCGCCCGTGCCGCCGATGGAACGACGCAGTACTACCGCAACAGCGGCACCTTCCTCTTGCGCGAAGGCAAGTGGCAGGCGATCACCTGGCAGGCGACCAGGGTTCCCGACCCGTCGATCGCGGAGGCGAAATGA